In bacterium, one DNA window encodes the following:
- a CDS encoding cupin domain-containing protein, producing MAKGRSCQIVHAKQASAGVTGFNYAQGISSATAGAEALCLQLATIPAGARAKAHLHKDHESAAYIISGRLIFWFGAELRENVTAGPGDFLYIPPGVPHLSINGSDTEPVVAVLARTDPNEHESTTLLPELDGLKHVLAGIA from the coding sequence ATGGCGAAAGGACGCAGTTGCCAGATTGTCCATGCTAAGCAAGCGTCCGCGGGAGTCACTGGGTTCAATTATGCGCAGGGAATCTCGAGCGCGACCGCAGGCGCTGAGGCCCTCTGCCTGCAACTGGCGACGATTCCGGCTGGAGCGCGGGCCAAAGCGCACCTGCACAAAGATCACGAATCAGCCGCGTATATTATTAGCGGCCGCCTTATCTTTTGGTTTGGCGCGGAGCTGCGGGAGAATGTTACAGCAGGACCGGGAGACTTCCTGTATATCCCACCGGGGGTTCCGCATCTGTCTATCAATGGCAGCGACACCGAGCCGGTGGTGGCTGTTTTGGCCAGGACGGATCCGAACGAGCACGAGAGCACCACGTTGTTGCCGGAACTCGATGGTCTAAAGCACGTTCTTGCTGGGATCGCATGA